GGCGCAGCACGTCGTCCGCGATCTCGAAGGCGTTTGCAAAGGTGATCTTCTGGTCCGTGGCGTGCTTCAGCCGCTCGTTGGGGATGATGACCAGGGAGTCCACCTTGTCCTTCAGCTCCGCGATGCCGGCCTCTGCCTGCTGCATCCGCCGGCGGCCCTCAAACCCGAAGGGCTTGGTGACCACCGCCACGGTGAGGATGTCCATCTCCTTGGCGATCTCCGCCACGATGGGGGCGCCGCCAGTGCCGGTACCGCCGCCCATGCCAGCAGTGATGAACACCATATCCGTGTCCTCCAGTGCCTTGGCGATCTGGTTGCGGCTCTCCTCCGCGCTCTTGCGGCCCACCTCGGGGTCGGATCCGGCGCCCTGACCGTGGGTCAGCTTTTCGCCGATCTGGATCTTATAGGTGGCGCTGGATACGTTCAGCGCCTGCTTGTCGGTATTGACCGCCACAAAGTCCACGCCCTTGGTGCCGCTGCGGACCATGCGGTTGACCACATTGTTGCCGCCGCCGCCCACGCCGATGACCTTGATATTGACAACGGTATCGGGACCGGTCTCCAATCCAAATGCCATATAGTGGTGCCTCCTACTATCGTTTGTGTAAAAAGGGAGGATCGTCCCTTTGGATTCACAATATCCTGTATCTCATAACATTTAGTTTATTGTATGACACTTTCGCCCTCTGGTCAAGAGTCCATCGGGCTTTTCCCTCAGATTTTTGTCCGGAAAAAGGAGGGGCGGCGGTCCGTCCCCCCTGTCTCGGCAATCTTCTGCCAAATCCGCCACTCTCAGTCCAGCGTGAGGATCGGCGGATTCAGGTCCAGGCGGATGCTGCCTGTCTGGTTACTCTCCAGCTTGCTGATTCCCGCCTCCAGGATCTGCAGCATCCGGTCATAGTCCGCGTTGTACTCCATCTCCACAGAAAAGCGGCCGGCGTAGTCCATGGTCAGCCGGGACAGATCGTCCAGGTGGATGGCATCCACCCGGTCCGTCAGGCCCGCGGCGTCCAGCGCCGCCAGCAGCGCCAGCAGACTGGTCTGCTGATTGGCGAACTCTGTGGACAGGGCGATGTCCGTGCCCACCGAGGGGGCCAGCAGCTCACAGCCGTCGATCACCGCATAGTCCCCAGCTTGAGACGCCGGCAGCTGCTCCACGATCTTGCCCTTGGGACTCAGCAGCCAGGCGCTGCCGTCCTGGATCACCGCCAGGGGTGTACCGCACTCCGCCACATCGATCAGCAGAGTGTCCGGCAGCTCCCGCCGGATGCGGATGTCCTCAATGTCGATGTAGGGCAGTTGCTCCGCGATGCTGCGGGCGGCCTCGTACTTGTTCAGCAGAAAGAGGTTGTCGCCCAGCTGGATACCGCTGGCCTCGATCACGTCCTTTTCGGTGTACCGCTCAGTCCCCGTGACCTCGATGGTGTCCACCCGGAAGAACAGCGTCAGGGCCATCACCACGGCCGCGCAGATCACCAGCACGGACAGCAGCTTATAGAGGAAGCCGAAGTTTCCCCTCCTGCGCCGCCGGTTGGAATGTCTGCGTCTGGCCATGTCGTCTCTCCTACCCGTTTTCTGTCTCTTCCACGCGCACCGCGTCCGCCCCCAGAGCCCGCAGGTCCCGGGCCAGGTCTTCGTAGCCCCGGTCGATGTGGCAGATCTGGGAGACACGGGTCTCCCCCTCCGCCGCCAGAGCCGCCACGCACAGGGCCGCCCCGCCCCGCAGATCCGTACACCGCACTGGCGCGCTGTGAAGCCGCTCCACACCCGTGACCACCGCCACCCGGCCGGATACCCGGATGCTGGCCCCCATGCGGATCAGTTCGTCCACATGGCGATAGCGGTTTTCAAAGATGTTCTCCTCAAATACCGTGGCGCCCCGGCTGCGCAGCAGTGCCGCCATCAGCACCGCCTGCGCGTCCGTTGGAAAGCCGGGGTAGGGCGCCGTCTGCACCGGCCCCACGGCCCGCAGCCGCTCCCGGCACAGAGCCCGGATGCCTCCGCTGTCTGCCGTGACCGTGCAGCCCGCCTCCCGCAGGGCGGCGGTGACTGTGGACAGGTGCCCCTCCTCCGCGCCCCGGAGATAGATGTCCCCGCCGGCAGAGGCCGCCGCGCAGAGGTAAGTAGCCGCCGCGATCCGATCCGGCATGACCCGGTACGTACAGCCGTGGAGGTCCTGCCCGCCCTCTATGGACACGGCGGAGCTCCCCGCCCCGGACACCCGAGCCCCGCAGGCGTTCAGGAA
This DNA window, taken from Dysosmobacter welbionis, encodes the following:
- the ftsZ gene encoding cell division protein FtsZ, encoding MAFGLETGPDTVVNIKVIGVGGGGNNVVNRMVRSGTKGVDFVAVNTDKQALNVSSATYKIQIGEKLTHGQGAGSDPEVGRKSAEESRNQIAKALEDTDMVFITAGMGGGTGTGGAPIVAEIAKEMDILTVAVVTKPFGFEGRRRMQQAEAGIAELKDKVDSLVIIPNERLKHATDQKITFANAFEIADDVLRQAVQSISDLIRDTGFINLDFADVTAIMKNAGMAHMGVGRAAGKGKAEEAAKMAISSPLLETSIEGAKGVLINVTGSMDIGLEEVEQAASLVQAAVHPDALTIFGATFDETLDDEIRVTVIATGFDKVPEQLPKVPPIQAGAAGQQSAAAEPMPLKEEDVPKPEEPEDDPFEDIFKIFNKRD
- a CDS encoding cell division protein FtsQ/DivIB, translated to MARRRHSNRRRRRGNFGFLYKLLSVLVICAAVVMALTLFFRVDTIEVTGTERYTEKDVIEASGIQLGDNLFLLNKYEAARSIAEQLPYIDIEDIRIRRELPDTLLIDVAECGTPLAVIQDGSAWLLSPKGKIVEQLPASQAGDYAVIDGCELLAPSVGTDIALSTEFANQQTSLLALLAALDAAGLTDRVDAIHLDDLSRLTMDYAGRFSVEMEYNADYDRMLQILEAGISKLESNQTGSIRLDLNPPILTLD
- the murA gene encoding UDP-N-acetylglucosamine 1-carboxyvinyltransferase; this encodes MSQLLSVRGGRRLEGEVTIQGAKNSVLPILAATLLARGQVALLGCPRLRDVDASIRILRHLGCDAHWEADALAVDTTALRRCEISDVLMREMRSSAIFLGAILARCGQADLSYPGGCELGPRPIDLHLAGLRDLGAEIREEGGFLHCRADRLRGREVVLRMPSVGATENLMLAACGAEGVTVISNAAREPEVVDLQNFLNACGARVSGAGSSAVSIEGGQDLHGCTYRVMPDRIAAATYLCAAASAGGDIYLRGAEEGHLSTVTAALREAGCTVTADSGGIRALCRERLRAVGPVQTAPYPGFPTDAQAVLMAALLRSRGATVFEENIFENRYRHVDELIRMGASIRVSGRVAVVTGVERLHSAPVRCTDLRGGAALCVAALAAEGETRVSQICHIDRGYEDLARDLRALGADAVRVEETENG